In the Candidatus Eisenbacteria bacterium genome, CTGACCCATATCTCCCACCTCACGTTCCTGGATGGATCGTATAGTTCCAGTCTCCGTGAAACCGATGGCGCTTCATGTGGATCTGCTCCATCTGCGCTTCGGTGACTACGACACCTCCGGGATAGCTTCCTGTATCGATCATTAATCGGCGGACTCGCTACGGAGGCGGACGTGCCCAGGGATCCGGATCAGCGCTTTCCACGGCGCCGGGATCGACATCCATCCCTCCCCCATCCGTCTCCAGCAGAAAACCCATTGGCGGATCCGATGGACGCGCCGGCGACAGGGCGGGCGGAGTGGCGGCAAGCCCCAGATGCCGGAGGATTTTCCCCACCACTTTCGGATCGGTGAGGAAGGCGAGCACTACCATGGGGACTGTCTGTGCGGATGTGGAACAGCGCGGGCAGGCGAGCGCGTCGACATGCACCAGGCGGCGCAGAAGCTGCGCCCACGGGACGCGGCGGCGGCGCGCCGGGGATGGTTTATCTTGCTCCACCCGTGGCGTCGGCTTTGTCTCAGCCTCCAGCGGTTGTGGAATTTCAGACAACCTCCCGATCCAAGATCTCAGACCTCCGCAAAGCCAATACGGCCAATGTCGAAGAGATCGATCGGATTGTCGAGGATGGTAAAAAGGCGGGCACGGGAAGCTGTGGCGCGTTATGAGACGGTATCGTAAGCCATAACTTTGTACAAAAAATAGATTCGAGAAAACCCGGCGATCGATTCGATCGACGGGTTGTTTCTGTTCGGGTCTCTCTCTGGAAAAGTCTCTTAGCCTACGATGAAGGAGATATTGCCGTTGATCCGATATTCGACAATCTTGTTGTTCTCAACCACGGCGGTCATATTTTCCACATAGAAGTGCTTGATATTCTTAACGGTTTTCGACGCATCAGTAACCGCTTGCTGTCCTGCTTCGGCCCATCCATCGGGCGATCCCGCGATTACCTCGATAACTTTTACAATACTTATGGCAGCTCCTTTCTTAACCTGGGTTCCTTTCGCCTTTTAAACAGGGCGGTCTCATCAATCCTCCTGCGGGGGAATACGCAATACCTGTCCCGAATAGATCTTGTCCGGATCCTTCAGCTTCCGGTGTAGCGACAACCGAGTTGATCACCTAGCAAACTGATGGGAAAGCGAAATGTTGATAAGTGAATGATTTTCAATGAGTTATAAGAATATTAGGACATGATGGAAAGCATATCGGACTAAAGCCATCAGATTCCTCACCGAAATCTCCCAAAAATTGCCAATCTCATTAAGAGCAAACTGACTGTAAAAGAACAAGTTATATAGTCAATTAAAATTTGTCTAAAAAAATATCAAATTG is a window encoding:
- a CDS encoding dodecin family protein — encoded protein: MSIVKVIEVIAGSPDGWAEAGQQAVTDASKTVKNIKHFYVENMTAVVENNKIVEYRINGNISFIVG